Genomic DNA from Thermodesulfobacteriota bacterium:
GGACGGGGACCGGCTCACCCTGTGGGAGTCCACCCAGGGCGTCTTCGCGGTTCAGGAGCAGGTGGCCCGGGCCCTGGACCTGCCCCTTTCCCAGGTGCGGGTGATCGGGCACTACGTGGGGGGGGGCTTCGGCAGCAAGCTCCAGGCCGGCAAGTACTCGGTGATCGCGGCGCTCCTGGCCAAGCGCACTGCCCGGCCGGTGAAGCTCTTCCTCAGCCGGGAGGAGACCATGCTCTGCGCAGGCAACCGCCCGCCGGCCAACATGACCCTGAAGGCCGGGGGCCGCAGGGACGGCACCCTGACCGCCCTGGAGTTTCGGGCCACCGGCACCGGGGGCGCCTACCCGGCGGGGGGGACCTCGCTCCTGGACTGGCTGGTGCGGGACCACTACACCTGCCCCCACGTGGCCACCGAGACCACGGACCTCTACATCCACGCCGGCCCGGCGCGTCCCTTCCGCGCCCCCGGCCACCCCCAGTGTGCGTGGGCCCTGGAGCAGACCCTGGACGCCCTGGCCGAGAAGCTCGGGCTGGACCCGGTGGCACTGCGCCTGGCCAACATCCCCACGGTGAGCCAGGCCCGAAAGGGAAATCCCCCCTACACCACCACGGGACTTCGGGAGTGCATCGAGCGCGGCGCCCGGGAGTTCGGCTGGGAGGAGGCGCGCCGGCGCACCCGGGAGCAGACCGACCCGGTGCTCCGCCGGGGGGTGGGGATGGCCTCCACCCTGTGGTTCGCCGGCGGGGGCGGCCCGCCCTCCACCGTGACGGTCAAGCTCTACTCCGACGGCTCGGTGAACCTCAACATGGGGGCGAGCGACATCGGCACCGGCACCAAGACGGTGATGGCCCTGGTGGTGGCCGAGGAACTGGGAGTGCTCCCCGAGCTCGTGCAGATCGAGCACGCCGACACCGCCACCACCCAGTACGCCACCCCCAGCGGGGGCAGCAAGACCGTGCCCACCGAGGCGCCCACCGTGCGCGCCGCCGCCGTGGAGGTGAAGCGCCAGCTCCTGGCCTGGACCGGCGAGGAGCTGGGGATCGAGCCGGACCGGCTGCGCTTCCGGGGGAATCGGGTCGAGGCGGCAGACGACCCCTCCCGCTCCCTGCGGGTCACCGAGATCCCCCGGCTCAAGAAGCGCCGGGTGGCGGTGGGAGTGGCCCACCGCGGCCCCAACCCCCAGGGCGTGGTGGTCAACCCCTTCGGCGCCCAGTTCTGCGAGGTGGAGGTGAACCTGCGCACCGGGGAGATGCGGCTACTGCGCTTCGTGGCCGTGCACGACAGCGGCCGGGTGATGGACCGCCTGACCTTCGACAGCCAGGTCTTTGGGGGCATCGTCATGGGGATCGGCCTGGGCTGCACCGAGGTCCGCCAGCTCGACCACGGCCAGACCGGCAAGCTGGTGAACAAGAACTGGCACGACTACAAGCTCCCCACCGCCCTGGACGTGCCCGAGGAGACCCTCTCCAGCCCCCTGGACCGCCCCGACCCCGCGGCCAACGCCAGTGGCGCCAAGGGGCTCGGGGAGCCGGTGACCATCCCCACCGCGGCCGCCGTCGCCAACGCCGTCTGCGACGCCACCGGCGCGCGGGTGACCACCAGCCCGATCAACCCCCTCACCCTGAGCCGCCTCCTCGCCGAGCGCCGCGAAAGGAGCTCGCCATGATCCCCGAGTTTCGCTACGCGCGCCCCCGCTCCCTGGCCGAGGCGGTGGACCGGCTCGGCCAGGGCGACGCCCGCGT
This window encodes:
- a CDS encoding xanthine dehydrogenase family protein molybdopterin-binding subunit, whose product is MAENRDYYVKDLEVPETPPAGQEPAPWGQTVVVGGRRPRVDAYERVSGTAVYPSDVLLPHMLYGAVLRCPHPHATVRSVDASAAEALPGVHAVLTGESPEAAGVRWAYSPDHVLPLFDPHCRYEGEAVAAVAAETPHRAQDALRAIRVEYEVHPFVSDERGALAEGAPPVHPGGNRRKTDRYVRGDVEAGFAQADATAELSFRTEAELHTPLELHGCVARWDGDRLTLWESTQGVFAVQEQVARALDLPLSQVRVIGHYVGGGFGSKLQAGKYSVIAALLAKRTARPVKLFLSREETMLCAGNRPPANMTLKAGGRRDGTLTALEFRATGTGGAYPAGGTSLLDWLVRDHYTCPHVATETTDLYIHAGPARPFRAPGHPQCAWALEQTLDALAEKLGLDPVALRLANIPTVSQARKGNPPYTTTGLRECIERGAREFGWEEARRRTREQTDPVLRRGVGMASTLWFAGGGGPPSTVTVKLYSDGSVNLNMGASDIGTGTKTVMALVVAEELGVLPELVQIEHADTATTQYATPSGGSKTVPTEAPTVRAAAVEVKRQLLAWTGEELGIEPDRLRFRGNRVEAADDPSRSLRVTEIPRLKKRRVAVGVAHRGPNPQGVVVNPFGAQFCEVEVNLRTGEMRLLRFVAVHDSGRVMDRLTFDSQVFGGIVMGIGLGCTEVRQLDHGQTGKLVNKNWHDYKLPTALDVPEETLSSPLDRPDPAANASGAKGLGEPVTIPTAAAVANAVCDATGARVTTSPINPLTLSRLLAERRERSSP